From the Aquitalea magnusonii genome, one window contains:
- a CDS encoding glycosyltransferase family 4 protein — MKVAHLTSAHPRHDIRIFVKECATLAAAGHEVSLIVADGLGEEINKGVRFHDVGPKTGGRFARMTGTTSRVYQAALALRPDIVHFHDPELIPAALRLKQAGIKVIYDVHEDMPRQILAKHWIPGAIRPLVSGSFETVEDWAAKRFDAVVTSTPHIRNRFAKLGGRVLDVCNFPILEELVRDTPWDSRKNEVCYIGGISRIRGIEPIVAALPDTATRLNLAGIWSESDLRARLEAQAGWARVNDLGVLDRKGVAQVLAQSKIGLVTLFPTPNYVDALPIKLFEYMAAGMPVIASDFPVWREIVDDAGCGVLVDPQDPQAIAAAINSLMADEDRMRQLGEAGKQAVLQKYSWAAEGRKLVELYAQLS, encoded by the coding sequence ATGAAAGTAGCCCATCTCACTTCTGCCCACCCGCGTCACGACATCCGCATTTTCGTCAAGGAATGCGCCACGCTGGCTGCCGCCGGTCACGAGGTGAGCCTGATCGTGGCCGATGGCCTGGGCGAGGAAATCAACAAGGGCGTGCGCTTTCACGATGTCGGCCCCAAGACCGGCGGCCGCTTTGCCCGCATGACCGGCACCACCAGCCGGGTATACCAGGCGGCACTGGCGTTGCGCCCGGACATCGTGCATTTTCACGACCCGGAGCTGATTCCCGCCGCGCTGCGTTTGAAGCAGGCCGGTATCAAGGTGATTTACGACGTACACGAAGACATGCCGCGCCAGATTCTGGCCAAGCACTGGATTCCCGGTGCCATCCGTCCCCTGGTGTCCGGCAGCTTTGAAACAGTGGAAGACTGGGCGGCCAAGCGCTTTGACGCGGTGGTGACGTCTACCCCGCACATCCGCAACCGCTTTGCCAAGCTGGGCGGGCGGGTGCTGGACGTGTGCAACTTCCCCATTCTGGAAGAGCTGGTGCGCGATACGCCGTGGGACAGCCGCAAGAACGAGGTGTGCTATATCGGCGGCATCAGTCGCATTCGCGGTATCGAACCCATCGTGGCCGCACTGCCGGATACCGCCACCCGGCTGAATCTGGCCGGTATCTGGAGCGAGAGCGACCTGCGCGCCAGACTGGAAGCGCAAGCCGGCTGGGCGCGGGTGAATGACCTGGGCGTGCTGGACCGCAAGGGCGTGGCCCAGGTGCTGGCGCAAAGCAAGATCGGCCTGGTGACGCTATTCCCCACCCCCAATTACGTGGATGCGCTGCCAATCAAGCTGTTTGAATACATGGCCGCCGGCATGCCGGTGATTGCCAGTGACTTCCCGGTATGGCGCGAAATCGTCGACGACGCCGGCTGCGGCGTGCTGGTGGACCCGCAAGACCCGCAAGCCATTGCCGCCGCCATCAACAGCCTGATGGCGGACGAAGACCGCATGCGCCAACTGGGCGAAGCCGGCAAGCAGGCGGTGCTGCAAAAATATAGCTGGGCGGCAGAAGGCCGCAAGCTGGTAGAGCTGTACGCGCAACTTTCCTGA
- a CDS encoding Gfo/Idh/MocA family protein codes for MKTVHHAPITDRKIRFALVGCGRIANNHFGSLEKHEDRAELVDVCDIDPAALQAAVERTGARGHSNLTDMLASTNADIIVLTTPSGLHPAQSIECSEAGFHVMTEKPMATRWEDGLAMVKAADKAGKRMFVVKQNRRNDTLQLLKRAMQEKRFGRIYMVNVNVFWTRPQSYYDQGGWRGTWEFDGGAFMNQASHYVDLLDWLIGPVESVQAYTATLARNIEVEDTGTVSIKWRSGALGSMNVTMLTYPKNLEGSITILGEKGSVRVGGVAVNEIQHWEFAEPHAMDDEIKNASYATTSVYGFGHPLYYDNVINVMQGKAEPETDGREGLKSLELLIAMYLSARDGRRISLPLDY; via the coding sequence ATGAAAACCGTACATCACGCCCCCATCACCGACCGCAAGATCCGCTTCGCGCTGGTTGGCTGCGGCCGCATTGCCAACAACCATTTCGGTTCGCTGGAAAAACACGAAGACCGTGCCGAACTGGTAGATGTTTGCGACATCGACCCGGCTGCACTGCAAGCTGCGGTAGAGCGCACCGGCGCCCGTGGTCACAGCAATCTCACCGACATGCTGGCTTCCACCAATGCCGACATCATCGTGCTGACCACTCCGTCCGGCCTGCATCCGGCGCAAAGCATCGAATGTTCCGAAGCCGGTTTCCACGTGATGACGGAAAAGCCGATGGCCACCCGCTGGGAAGACGGCCTGGCCATGGTGAAAGCCGCCGACAAGGCCGGCAAGCGCATGTTCGTGGTGAAGCAGAACCGTCGTAACGACACCCTGCAACTGCTCAAGCGCGCGATGCAGGAAAAACGCTTTGGCCGCATCTATATGGTCAACGTCAACGTGTTCTGGACCCGTCCGCAAAGCTATTACGACCAGGGCGGCTGGCGCGGCACCTGGGAATTCGACGGCGGTGCCTTCATGAACCAGGCCAGCCACTATGTGGACCTGCTGGACTGGCTGATCGGCCCGGTTGAAAGCGTGCAGGCCTACACCGCCACGCTGGCACGCAATATCGAAGTGGAAGACACCGGCACCGTCAGCATCAAGTGGCGTTCCGGCGCGCTGGGCAGTATGAACGTGACCATGCTCACCTACCCCAAGAACCTGGAAGGCTCCATTACCATCCTGGGCGAGAAGGGTTCGGTCCGCGTGGGTGGTGTGGCGGTGAATGAAATCCAGCACTGGGAATTCGCCGAACCGCACGCCATGGACGATGAAATCAAGAACGCCAGCTACGCCACCACCAGCGTCTACGGTTTTGGTCACCCGCTGTACTACGACAATGTGATCAACGTGATGCAGGGCAAGGCCGAGCCGGAAACCGACGGCCGCGAAGGTCTGAAGTCGCTGGAACTGCTGATTGCCATGTATCTGTCGGCGCGCGATGGCCGTCGCATCAGCCTGCCGCTGGATTACTAA
- a CDS encoding acyltransferase, which translates to MTQYTVHPTAIVDEGAQIGADTRIWHWVHICGGASIGERCSFGQNVFVGNDVQIGNNVKIQNNVSIYDAVTLEDDVFCGPSMVFTNVNNPRSHVSRKDEYRRTVVKRGASIGANATIVCGHQVGEYAFIGAGAVVTRDVPAYALMVGTPAKRIGWMCACGERLPNDIGTHACPACDSFYQIGGNHCTPA; encoded by the coding sequence ATGACCCAATACACCGTACACCCTACCGCCATTGTTGATGAAGGCGCACAAATCGGCGCCGACACCCGTATCTGGCACTGGGTGCATATCTGCGGCGGCGCCAGCATTGGCGAGCGCTGCTCCTTCGGCCAGAACGTGTTTGTCGGCAATGATGTGCAGATCGGCAACAACGTCAAGATCCAGAACAACGTCTCCATCTACGATGCCGTCACACTGGAAGACGACGTGTTCTGCGGGCCGTCCATGGTGTTCACCAATGTCAACAATCCGCGCAGCCATGTCAGCCGCAAGGATGAATACCGCCGCACGGTGGTGAAACGTGGCGCCTCCATCGGTGCCAATGCCACCATCGTTTGCGGCCATCAGGTGGGCGAATATGCCTTTATCGGTGCCGGCGCGGTGGTCACCCGCGACGTTCCGGCCTATGCGCTGATGGTGGGCACCCCGGCCAAGCGTATCGGCTGGATGTGTGCCTGCGGTGAGCGTCTGCCCAATGACATCGGCACCCACGCCTGCCCGGCTTGCGACAGCTTTTACCAGATTGGCGGCAATCACTGCACTCCGGCCTGA
- a CDS encoding DUF1345 domain-containing protein yields the protein MDKPIRHHHGPLARLIHILRTRPRLLSAIVFGLFIAQALTMLTPMRTLTAYVIGWNAGAGLYLLLALHMMHGADATQIRRRAARQDEGELAILMLVVLAAIVCLLSIVAELSVAKDLHGSNRVAHIGLSVLTIFSSWLFTQVMFALHYAHQYYVALLHSGKPGLEFPGDEEPNYSDFFYFAAVIGTSGQTADISFSSRAMRRIGSVHCILSFLFNTTVLAMMINIAAGLF from the coding sequence ATGGACAAGCCCATCCGTCACCATCACGGCCCGCTGGCCCGGCTGATCCACATCCTGCGGACCAGGCCGCGCCTGTTGTCGGCCATCGTGTTCGGCCTCTTCATCGCGCAAGCGCTGACCATGCTGACGCCGATGCGCACGCTGACCGCCTATGTGATTGGCTGGAATGCCGGTGCCGGTCTGTACCTGCTGCTGGCACTGCACATGATGCACGGTGCCGATGCCACGCAAATCCGTCGCCGTGCGGCACGGCAGGACGAAGGCGAACTGGCCATCCTGATGCTGGTGGTGTTGGCGGCCATTGTCTGCCTGCTGTCCATCGTGGCCGAGCTGTCGGTGGCGAAAGACCTGCACGGCAGCAACCGGGTGGCGCATATCGGCCTGTCGGTGCTCACCATCTTCAGCAGTTGGTTGTTTACCCAGGTGATGTTCGCCCTGCATTACGCCCATCAGTATTACGTGGCGCTGTTGCATAGCGGCAAGCCGGGGCTGGAGTTCCCAGGGGACGAAGAACCCAATTACAGCGATTTCTTTTACTTTGCCGCCGTCATCGGCACCTCGGGCCAGACGGCCGACATCAGTTTCAGCTCACGGGCCATGCGTCGCATCGGCTCCGTGCATTGCATCCTGTCCTTCCTGTTCAACACCACCGTGCTGGCGATGATGATCAATATCGCCGCAGGTCTGTTCTGA
- a CDS encoding DegT/DnrJ/EryC1/StrS family aminotransferase, giving the protein MSIQFIDLKAQYQHLKADIDARIHAVLDHGQYIMGPEVKEVEQQLAAYAGVKHAIGVCDGTKALLIALMALGVGRGDEVITTPFTFIATGEMIALLGATPVFVDIDPISYNLDPALLEAAITPRTKAIMPVSLYGQCADFTAINAIADKHGIAVIEDGAQSFGASQHGKKSGSLSTIGCTSFFPSKPLGCYGDGGACFTNDDELAKKMREIRIHGQDRRYHHPVIGLNGRLDTIQAAVLLAKLPSFADEVAARERIGARYSALLQDVARVPVIGAGNTHVYAQYTIEVDNREAVQKALQELGVPTAVHYPIPLHLQPAFAHLGLGEGSFPLAEAAGKRVMSLPMHPFLDEATQDAIVAAVKKALG; this is encoded by the coding sequence ATGAGCATCCAGTTCATCGACCTCAAAGCGCAGTACCAGCATCTGAAAGCCGACATCGACGCCCGCATCCACGCGGTGCTGGATCACGGCCAGTACATCATGGGGCCGGAAGTCAAAGAGGTAGAACAGCAACTGGCCGCCTATGCCGGCGTCAAGCACGCCATCGGCGTGTGTGATGGCACCAAGGCGCTGCTGATTGCACTGATGGCGCTGGGTGTGGGCCGTGGCGATGAAGTCATCACCACGCCGTTTACCTTCATCGCCACCGGCGAAATGATTGCCCTGCTGGGTGCCACCCCGGTATTTGTCGATATCGACCCCATCAGCTACAACCTGGACCCGGCGCTGCTGGAAGCGGCCATCACCCCGCGTACCAAGGCCATCATGCCGGTCAGCCTGTACGGCCAGTGCGCGGACTTTACCGCCATCAACGCCATTGCCGACAAGCACGGCATTGCGGTGATCGAAGACGGCGCACAAAGCTTTGGCGCCAGCCAGCACGGCAAGAAATCCGGCAGCCTGTCCACCATCGGCTGCACCAGCTTCTTCCCCAGCAAGCCCCTGGGCTGCTATGGCGATGGCGGTGCCTGCTTTACCAATGACGACGAACTGGCAAAGAAAATGCGTGAAATCCGCATTCACGGCCAGGACCGTCGCTACCACCACCCGGTGATCGGCCTGAATGGCCGTCTGGATACCATCCAGGCCGCGGTGCTGCTGGCCAAGCTGCCCAGCTTTGCCGACGAAGTGGCGGCGCGTGAGCGCATTGGTGCCCGCTACAGCGCGCTGCTGCAGGATGTGGCCCGTGTGCCGGTGATCGGCGCGGGCAATACCCACGTTTACGCCCAGTACACCATCGAGGTGGACAATCGCGAAGCGGTACAGAAAGCGCTGCAGGAACTGGGCGTGCCCACCGCCGTGCATTACCCGATTCCGCTGCACCTGCAACCGGCCTTTGCCCATCTGGGCCTGGGCGAGGGCAGCTTCCCGCTGGCCGAAGCCGCCGGCAAGCGCGTGATGAGCCTGCCGATGCACCCCTTCCTGGATGAAGCCACCCAGGATGCCATCGTCGCCGCGGTGAAAAAGGCACTGGGCTAA
- a CDS encoding lipopolysaccharide biosynthesis protein, with the protein MLAKLKARLGQGGFARNVATLAGGAAVAQFLPVLFTPLLTRLYSPADFGVLTQFVAWLSNLVVIATWRYDMAVVLPEEEADAMRLMVLALLFNTLLLAVLSIPLLAAGPWIAARLHAPAMAPWLPLLPLGIWVAANNQIWTNWNNRQRRYSANAQGRMGQSAAMVTVQLAAGFGKLGALGLLLAQIAGQTASWLLQARQDWRALPQWLRTARSGGMGRILRRYREFPLVNTPHAFVVALQDSLMVQLLGMLATAELMGHYGLVVRVLKLPAALLGQAVSQVLYRDLAEAHAKGHSLRPLLKKALLVLSALAIVPFLIIMAWGGPLFAFAFGEQWRDAGQIAATLTPSFFCMFLAAPCFMVPMVLSRQRQSLLFALLGVVVNLGSLGVVYWAGENAHQVFRLLSVTVSIYYIIYMVWVFRLCRQLEQDHAHG; encoded by the coding sequence GTGCTGGCCAAACTCAAGGCCAGGCTGGGGCAGGGCGGCTTTGCCCGCAATGTCGCCACCCTGGCTGGCGGCGCTGCCGTGGCGCAGTTCCTGCCGGTGTTGTTCACCCCGCTGCTCACCCGGCTGTACAGCCCGGCCGACTTTGGCGTGCTGACGCAGTTTGTCGCCTGGCTGTCCAACCTGGTGGTGATTGCCACCTGGCGCTACGACATGGCGGTGGTGCTGCCGGAAGAAGAGGCCGACGCCATGCGCCTGATGGTGCTGGCGCTGCTGTTCAACACCCTGCTGCTGGCGGTGCTGAGCATTCCGCTGCTGGCAGCCGGGCCGTGGATTGCCGCCCGGCTGCATGCCCCGGCCATGGCACCCTGGCTGCCCTTGCTGCCGCTGGGCATCTGGGTGGCGGCCAATAACCAGATCTGGACCAACTGGAACAACCGCCAGCGCCGCTACAGTGCCAATGCGCAGGGCCGCATGGGTCAATCCGCCGCCATGGTGACGGTGCAACTGGCGGCAGGCTTTGGCAAGCTGGGTGCGCTCGGTCTGTTGCTGGCGCAGATTGCCGGCCAGACTGCCTCCTGGCTGCTGCAAGCACGGCAAGACTGGCGCGCACTGCCGCAGTGGCTGCGTACCGCCCGCTCCGGTGGCATGGGCCGCATCCTGCGCCGCTATCGTGAGTTTCCGCTGGTCAACACCCCGCATGCCTTTGTGGTGGCCTTGCAGGATTCCTTGATGGTGCAGCTGCTGGGCATGCTGGCCACCGCCGAACTGATGGGCCATTACGGCCTGGTGGTGCGGGTGCTGAAGCTGCCCGCTGCCTTGCTGGGGCAGGCCGTGTCGCAAGTGCTGTACCGCGATCTGGCCGAAGCCCATGCCAAGGGACACAGCCTGCGGCCCTTGCTGAAAAAGGCGCTGCTGGTGCTGTCCGCGCTGGCGATTGTGCCCTTTCTCATCATCATGGCCTGGGGCGGGCCGCTGTTTGCCTTTGCCTTTGGCGAGCAATGGCGTGATGCCGGCCAGATTGCCGCCACATTGACGCCGTCCTTCTTCTGCATGTTCCTGGCTGCGCCTTGCTTCATGGTGCCCATGGTGCTGTCGCGCCAACGCCAGTCGCTGCTGTTTGCCCTGCTGGGTGTGGTGGTGAACCTGGGCTCGCTGGGCGTGGTGTACTGGGCGGGGGAGAATGCCCATCAGGTATTCCGCCTGCTGTCGGTGACGGTTTCCATCTATTACATCATCTACATGGTCTGGGTATTCCGGCTGTGTCGCCAACTGGAGCAAGACCATGCTCACGGCTAA
- a CDS encoding DegT/DnrJ/EryC1/StrS family aminotransferase, giving the protein MLTANSLSLCDYLSALPGMLRGRAFQRAALRRELAACFGVDEARIGLYDTGRAALRVLLQQHGIGAGDEVIVPAYTCVVVPNQIPALSASLRFVDVSAGTLNFDWDVLAAAIGPATRAVIVPHNYGLPCRVPEALRAAHPQVKFIDDAAHGFASQLDGQWLGSYHDGAFFSFEYSKNLTGGIGGLAIFPPGMTTPQQDWPELSCADEWRLLATLKAHLLSARWPLLGRITMAINRRLGLIYRSADAEVTQGVPHPVRAMPLLSSVLVRRQLAHLPATLAHKQALAQRYQQALAALPSITQWAVPAAAACHWVRYPFALSRPVANKAALARRLSQASGLNIGVWFDDVIHPAGSFRHGYVAGSAPQGERLAATVLNLPMNIALADNAALAHKLDRLLAELRRIEKENIQ; this is encoded by the coding sequence ATGCTCACGGCTAATTCACTGAGCCTGTGCGATTACCTGTCCGCCTTGCCCGGCATGTTGCGTGGCCGCGCATTCCAGCGTGCCGCGCTGCGGCGCGAGCTGGCAGCCTGTTTTGGCGTGGACGAGGCGCGCATCGGCCTGTACGACACCGGCCGTGCCGCGCTGCGCGTACTGTTACAGCAACACGGAATCGGGGCAGGGGACGAGGTGATTGTCCCGGCCTATACCTGCGTGGTGGTGCCCAACCAGATTCCGGCGCTGTCGGCCTCGCTGCGCTTTGTCGATGTGTCGGCAGGCACCTTGAATTTTGACTGGGACGTGCTGGCCGCTGCCATCGGCCCGGCCACCCGCGCCGTCATCGTGCCGCACAATTACGGCCTGCCGTGCCGGGTGCCGGAGGCGCTGCGCGCCGCCCATCCGCAAGTGAAGTTCATCGACGATGCCGCCCACGGCTTTGCCAGCCAGCTGGATGGCCAATGGCTGGGCAGCTATCACGACGGGGCTTTCTTCAGCTTTGAATATTCCAAGAACCTGACTGGCGGCATCGGCGGCCTGGCGATTTTTCCGCCCGGCATGACCACCCCGCAGCAGGACTGGCCGGAACTGTCCTGCGCCGATGAATGGCGCTTGCTGGCCACGCTCAAAGCACATCTGCTGAGCGCACGCTGGCCGCTGCTGGGCCGCATCACCATGGCGATCAACCGTCGTCTGGGCCTGATTTACCGCTCGGCGGATGCCGAAGTGACACAGGGCGTGCCGCATCCGGTACGCGCCATGCCGCTGTTGTCCAGCGTGCTGGTGCGCCGCCAATTGGCCCATCTGCCCGCCACGCTGGCACACAAGCAGGCGCTGGCGCAGCGTTACCAACAGGCACTGGCGGCACTGCCGTCCATCACCCAATGGGCAGTGCCTGCCGCTGCTGCGTGCCACTGGGTGCGTTACCCGTTTGCACTGTCCCGCCCTGTGGCGAACAAGGCCGCGCTGGCGCGACGCTTGAGTCAGGCCAGCGGGCTGAATATCGGCGTGTGGTTTGATGATGTGATCCATCCGGCCGGTTCCTTCCGCCATGGCTATGTGGCCGGTAGTGCGCCGCAGGGCGAGCGGCTGGCGGCTACGGTGCTGAACCTGCCGATGAATATTGCGCTGGCCGACAACGCCGCGCTGGCGCACAAACTGGACCGGCTATTGGCAGAACTGCGCCGCATCGAGAAAGAAAATATCCAATGA
- a CDS encoding DUF4337 domain-containing protein: MAEEKKDPWLNYLALTTVILAVCATLSTFKGGGFSTRSVIAQAQASDQWAYYQAKGIKGNLYDVERERLQFELDSLPASASPAQREHYQAQLKKVGDKAARYAAERKEIEKEARRLEAERDAAQRQGKPFGVAVIFLQVAILISSIAGLFKRKVIWLAALPVGLLGLLYFADGFFLFF; the protein is encoded by the coding sequence ATGGCTGAAGAAAAGAAAGACCCCTGGCTGAATTATTTGGCGCTCACCACCGTCATCCTGGCGGTGTGCGCCACCTTGTCCACCTTCAAGGGCGGTGGTTTCTCCACCCGCAGCGTGATCGCCCAGGCCCAGGCCTCGGACCAGTGGGCCTACTATCAGGCCAAGGGCATCAAGGGCAATCTGTATGATGTGGAGCGTGAACGACTGCAGTTCGAGCTGGACAGCCTGCCGGCTTCCGCCAGCCCGGCCCAGCGTGAGCACTATCAGGCCCAGTTGAAGAAAGTGGGCGACAAGGCTGCCCGCTATGCGGCCGAGCGCAAGGAAATCGAAAAGGAAGCCCGCCGGCTGGAAGCCGAACGCGATGCCGCCCAGCGTCAGGGCAAGCCGTTTGGCGTGGCGGTGATCTTTCTGCAAGTGGCCATCCTGATTTCCTCCATCGCAGGTCTGTTCAAGCGCAAGGTCATCTGGCTGGCGGCGCTGCCGGTCGGCCTGCTTGGCCTCTTGTATTTTGCCGATGGCTTTTTCCTGTTTTTCTGA
- a CDS encoding glycosyltransferase family 4 protein, whose product MKLLLIGSASVHTWRYLAGIAPHVDEIWLACNGEVPADKRPANLKGELRLDFGLKALGSAGTLRRWIAQIQPDLVHVHQANSVAWHARRAVAGSHIPMVLTAWGSDVLLLPDSNRLMRQMVSANLRAATAITSDSLYMAAKIRQLAGDNCRIDVLNFGMDALPAQPDIAAKANKVLSCRLHKPLYRIDAILHAWQQVEASGRYPDWSLTVAASGESTDSLKALASRLQLQRVEFTGFVSSAVLGALYQESRLFVSVPRSDATSISLLEAMGHGCLPVLSNLPANGEWVIDGLNGLIAEDIARLSDSLLSGMDWAADNARLAQAVQLNRQLVAQKALHHRNMQHFADLYASLLSGLAHKDSAV is encoded by the coding sequence ATGAAGCTGTTGTTGATCGGTTCTGCCTCGGTACACACCTGGCGTTACCTGGCCGGTATCGCCCCGCATGTGGACGAAATCTGGCTGGCCTGCAATGGCGAAGTCCCGGCCGACAAGCGTCCGGCCAATCTCAAGGGCGAGCTGCGCCTGGACTTTGGCCTGAAGGCACTGGGCAGCGCAGGCACATTGCGTCGCTGGATAGCCCAGATCCAGCCGGACCTGGTCCATGTGCATCAGGCCAATAGCGTGGCCTGGCATGCGCGCCGGGCAGTGGCCGGTAGCCACATCCCCATGGTGCTGACCGCCTGGGGCTCGGACGTGCTGCTGCTGCCGGACAGTAACCGGCTGATGCGGCAGATGGTGAGCGCCAATCTGCGTGCCGCGACGGCCATCACCTCGGATTCGCTGTACATGGCAGCGAAGATCCGCCAGTTGGCTGGGGATAACTGCCGTATCGACGTGCTGAATTTCGGCATGGACGCGCTGCCGGCGCAGCCGGATATCGCGGCCAAGGCCAACAAGGTGCTGTCCTGCCGGCTGCACAAGCCCTTGTACCGCATCGACGCCATCCTGCATGCCTGGCAGCAGGTGGAGGCCAGCGGCCGTTACCCGGACTGGAGCCTCACCGTGGCCGCCAGCGGCGAATCAACCGATAGCCTGAAAGCCCTGGCCAGCCGCCTGCAACTGCAAAGGGTGGAATTCACCGGCTTTGTGTCATCCGCCGTGCTGGGCGCGCTGTATCAGGAATCGCGCCTGTTTGTCAGCGTGCCGCGCTCGGACGCCACCAGCATCAGCCTGCTGGAAGCCATGGGGCACGGTTGCCTGCCGGTATTGTCCAATCTGCCGGCCAATGGTGAATGGGTGATTGACGGCCTCAACGGCCTGATTGCCGAAGACATCGCCCGGCTGAGCGATAGCCTGCTGTCCGGCATGGACTGGGCGGCGGATAATGCCCGCCTGGCACAGGCGGTGCAGCTCAACCGCCAGTTGGTGGCCCAGAAAGCCCTGCATCACCGCAATATGCAACACTTTGCCGATCTCTATGCCAGCCTGCTGTCCGGGCTGGCACACAAGGATTCTGCCGTATGA